Proteins encoded by one window of Streptacidiphilus sp. PB12-B1b:
- a CDS encoding TetR/AcrR family transcriptional regulator, producing MTDLIAKTGAPRLRADATRNRERIVAAAQEVFVEFGPDAPLDEIARRAGVGNATLYRHFPDRRELSRSVVLSVFDTMATQAEVMIAEADQAFDALEQVVHGAVEWKVGALCPMFAEWMDPAEPELLAAQNRLDSAVEAIIEKAQAEGGLRTDVGAGDILTVAAQMARPLPGSDSTDHDLFVHRSLQLFLDGLRAPGRSALPGRPVTLMDLRRDCTALSER from the coding sequence ATGACCGACCTCATCGCCAAGACCGGCGCCCCGCGGCTGCGCGCGGACGCCACCCGCAACCGCGAGCGTATCGTCGCCGCCGCGCAGGAGGTGTTCGTCGAGTTCGGGCCGGATGCCCCGCTGGACGAGATCGCCCGCAGGGCCGGGGTCGGGAACGCCACGCTGTACCGGCACTTCCCGGACCGGCGGGAGCTGTCGCGCAGCGTCGTGCTCTCCGTCTTCGATACGATGGCGACCCAGGCCGAGGTGATGATCGCCGAGGCCGACCAGGCGTTCGACGCCCTGGAGCAGGTCGTCCACGGCGCGGTCGAATGGAAGGTCGGCGCGCTGTGCCCGATGTTCGCCGAGTGGATGGATCCGGCCGAACCGGAGCTGCTCGCCGCGCAGAACCGCCTCGACAGTGCGGTCGAGGCCATCATCGAGAAGGCCCAGGCGGAGGGCGGCCTCCGTACCGACGTCGGCGCCGGTGACATCCTCACCGTCGCGGCCCAGATGGCCCGGCCGCTGCCGGGGTCCGACTCCACCGACCACGACCTCTTCGTGCACCGCAGCCTGCAACTCTTCCTCGACGGGCTGCGCGCACCCGGCCGGTCCGCCCTCCCCGGGCGTCCGGTCACCCTCATGGACCTGCGCCGCGACTGCACGGCGCTGTCGGAACGTTGA
- a CDS encoding DNA topoisomerase (ATP-hydrolyzing) subunit A — translation MARRSSQTPPPEDFEERILDIDVVDEMQGSFLEYAYSVIYSRALPDARDGLKPVHRRVLYQANEMGLRPDRGYVKSARVVGEVMGRLHPHGDASIYDTLVRLAQPFSMRLPLIDGHGNFGSLGNDDPPAAMRYTESRLTAASMAMVESIDEDTVDFAPNYDGSEQEPGVLPSAFPNLLVNGATGIAVGMATNMPPHNLGEVVAAARHLIKHPGADLDTLMRFIPGPDLPTGGRIVGLAGIRDAYENGRGTFKIRAKVTVEDVTPRRKGLVVTELPFNVGPEKVISKIKDLVNAKKLQGISDVKDLTDRSHGLRLVIEVKNGFVPEALLEQLYKLTPMEESFGINNVALVDGQPLTLGLKELLEVYVDHRFEVVRRRSEFRRTKRQDRLHLVEGLLVALLDIDAVIAVIRGSDNTAMAKERLMERFGLSETQTVYILDTPLRRLTRFDQVELEAEQDRLRAEITELSEILESDTVLRKLVSDELAAVSKKFGTERRTVLLESGAVAVASVPLEVADDPCRVLLSSTGLLARTADAVQAVDAEGGRTRHDVVVSAVAATARADIGAVTTAGRVLRLPVIDLPSLPPSSSAPNLSGGAQVSEFLKLDAGEKVLALTSLDESSPGLALGTEQGIVKRVVPDWPENKDEFEVIALKDGDRLVGAVELRTGEEELVFITTDAQLLRFQASQVRPQGRPAGGMAGIKLGEGARVLSFTAVDPSVDAVVVTVAGAAETLDGLALSTAKATPFDQYPRKGRATGGVRCQRFLKGESALVLAWAGAAPARAATANGSPAELPGRDPRRDGSGVPLAKEIAAVAGPA, via the coding sequence ATGGCCCGCCGCAGTTCGCAGACACCACCGCCAGAGGATTTCGAGGAGCGCATCCTCGACATCGACGTCGTGGACGAGATGCAGGGCTCCTTCCTGGAGTACGCCTACTCGGTGATCTACTCCCGGGCCCTGCCCGACGCCCGCGACGGCCTCAAGCCCGTCCACCGCAGGGTGCTGTACCAGGCCAACGAGATGGGCCTGCGCCCGGACCGCGGGTACGTCAAGAGCGCGCGCGTGGTGGGCGAGGTGATGGGCCGGCTGCACCCGCACGGCGACGCGTCCATCTACGACACCCTGGTGCGGCTGGCGCAGCCGTTCTCGATGCGCCTGCCGCTGATCGACGGCCACGGCAACTTCGGCTCGCTGGGCAACGACGACCCGCCGGCCGCGATGCGCTACACCGAGTCCAGGCTGACGGCCGCGTCGATGGCGATGGTGGAGTCCATCGACGAGGACACCGTCGACTTCGCCCCCAACTACGACGGCAGCGAGCAGGAGCCCGGCGTCCTGCCGTCGGCCTTCCCGAACCTGCTGGTCAACGGCGCGACCGGGATCGCCGTGGGCATGGCGACCAACATGCCGCCGCACAACCTGGGCGAGGTGGTGGCCGCCGCCCGGCACCTGATCAAGCATCCGGGGGCGGACCTCGACACGCTGATGCGCTTCATCCCCGGCCCGGACCTGCCCACCGGCGGCCGGATCGTGGGCCTGGCCGGCATCAGGGACGCGTACGAGAACGGCCGCGGCACCTTCAAGATCCGCGCCAAGGTGACGGTCGAGGACGTCACGCCGCGCCGCAAGGGCCTGGTCGTCACCGAGCTGCCGTTCAACGTCGGCCCGGAGAAGGTCATCTCGAAGATCAAGGACCTGGTCAACGCGAAGAAGCTGCAGGGCATCTCCGACGTCAAGGACCTCACCGACCGCTCGCACGGCCTGCGCCTGGTCATCGAGGTCAAGAACGGCTTCGTGCCGGAGGCCCTGCTGGAGCAGCTCTACAAGCTGACGCCGATGGAGGAGTCCTTCGGCATCAACAACGTGGCGCTGGTGGACGGCCAGCCGCTGACGCTGGGCCTGAAGGAGCTGCTGGAGGTCTACGTCGACCACCGCTTCGAGGTCGTCCGGCGCCGCTCCGAGTTCCGCCGCACCAAGCGCCAGGACCGGCTGCACCTGGTCGAGGGCCTGCTGGTGGCGCTGCTGGACATCGACGCGGTGATCGCCGTGATCCGCGGCAGCGACAACACCGCGATGGCCAAGGAGCGCCTGATGGAGCGCTTCGGGCTGTCCGAGACGCAGACCGTCTACATCCTGGATACCCCGCTGCGCCGGCTGACCCGCTTCGACCAGGTCGAGCTGGAGGCCGAGCAGGACCGGCTGCGGGCCGAGATCACCGAGCTGTCGGAGATCCTGGAGTCGGACACCGTGCTGCGCAAGCTGGTGTCGGACGAACTCGCGGCCGTCTCCAAGAAGTTCGGCACCGAGCGGCGCACGGTGCTGCTGGAGTCCGGCGCCGTCGCCGTCGCCTCGGTCCCGCTGGAGGTCGCCGACGACCCGTGCCGGGTGCTGCTCTCCTCGACCGGCCTGCTGGCCCGCACCGCCGACGCGGTGCAGGCGGTGGACGCCGAGGGCGGCCGGACCAGGCACGACGTGGTCGTGTCGGCGGTGGCGGCCACCGCCCGGGCCGACATCGGCGCGGTCACCACCGCCGGGCGGGTGCTGCGGCTGCCGGTGATCGACCTGCCGTCGCTTCCGCCCAGCTCCAGCGCGCCCAACCTGTCCGGCGGCGCCCAGGTGTCGGAGTTCCTCAAGCTGGACGCCGGTGAGAAGGTGCTGGCGCTGACCAGCCTGGACGAGTCCTCGCCGGGCCTGGCGCTCGGCACCGAGCAGGGCATCGTCAAGCGGGTCGTCCCCGACTGGCCTGAGAACAAGGACGAGTTCGAGGTCATCGCGCTGAAGGACGGCGACCGGCTGGTCGGCGCGGTGGAGCTGCGCACCGGCGAGGAGGAGCTGGTGTTCATCACCACCGATGCCCAACTGCTGCGCTTCCAGGCGTCGCAGGTGCGGCCGCAGGGGCGTCCGGCGGGCGGCATGGCCGGTATCAAGCTGGGCGAGGGGGCGCGGGTGCTGTCCTTCACCGCGGTCGACCCCTCGGTGGACGCGGTGGTGGTCACCGTCGCCGGGGCTGCCGAGACCCTGGACGGCCTGGCGCTGAGCACCGCCAAGGCCACGCCGTTCGACCAGTACCCGCGCAAGGGCCGGGCCACCGGCGGGGTCCGCTGCCAGCGGTTCCTCAAGGGCGAGAGCGCCCTGGTGCTGGCCTGGGCCGGGGCCGCGCCCGCCCGGGCGGCCACGGCCAACGGCTCCCCGGCCGAGCTGCCGGGCCGCGACCCGCGCCGCGACGGCTCGGGCGTGCCGCTGGCGAAGGAGATCGCCGCGGTCGCCGGACCGGCCTGA
- a CDS encoding pitrilysin family protein, which produces MTITPAMTFHPRPEPGPATPWAFPAPTRSTLPNGLTVLRCDRPGQKLVAVDLLLDAPLAAEPAGLDGVATILARAFSEGTETMTAEEFAAELERAGATLDAHADHTALRISLEVPASRTERGLRLLADAVRAPALPADEIERLVANRLDEIVHELANPSRRAAFALYGELFDAADRISRPRAGTADTVKGIDRAAVADFYAAHVRPATATVVIVGDFSAVDFDAVLADTLGAWTGSPAEASVAGAVTADDTGRVVIVDRPGSVQTQLLIGRVGPDRHDPAWAAQILGTYCLGGTLTSRLDRVLREEKGYTYGVRAFAQPLRSAPDGSGRAMLAISGSVDTESTGPALADTWTILRALAAEGLTDEERDVAVQNLVGVAPLRYETAAAVCSTLGDQVEQGLPDDYQAQTYRRLAETTTAQATAAVAAAFPPDRLVTVLVGDAAAISGPVKELGIGEVTVISA; this is translated from the coding sequence ATGACCATCACCCCCGCCATGACGTTCCATCCCCGCCCCGAGCCGGGCCCGGCGACCCCCTGGGCGTTCCCCGCGCCCACCCGCAGCACCCTGCCCAACGGGCTGACCGTGCTGCGCTGCGACCGCCCCGGGCAGAAGCTCGTCGCCGTCGACCTGCTGCTGGACGCCCCGCTCGCCGCCGAACCGGCCGGTCTGGACGGCGTGGCGACCATCCTCGCCCGGGCCTTCTCCGAAGGCACCGAGACGATGACCGCCGAGGAGTTCGCCGCCGAACTGGAGCGCGCCGGGGCCACCCTGGACGCCCACGCCGACCACACCGCGCTGCGGATCTCGCTGGAGGTCCCGGCCTCCCGCACCGAGCGCGGCCTGCGGCTGCTCGCCGACGCGGTGCGCGCCCCGGCGCTGCCCGCCGACGAGATCGAGCGGCTGGTCGCCAACCGGCTGGACGAGATCGTCCACGAGCTGGCCAACCCCTCCCGGCGCGCCGCGTTCGCGCTCTACGGCGAGCTGTTCGACGCCGCCGACCGGATCTCCCGGCCCCGGGCCGGCACCGCCGACACGGTCAAGGGCATCGACCGCGCGGCGGTCGCCGACTTCTACGCCGCGCACGTCCGCCCGGCGACGGCCACCGTCGTCATCGTCGGCGACTTCTCCGCGGTGGACTTCGACGCGGTGCTCGCCGACACCCTCGGCGCCTGGACCGGCAGCCCGGCCGAGGCCTCCGTCGCCGGAGCCGTCACCGCCGACGACACCGGCCGGGTCGTCATCGTCGACCGCCCCGGCTCGGTGCAGACCCAGCTGCTCATCGGCCGGGTCGGCCCCGACCGGCACGACCCGGCCTGGGCCGCGCAGATCCTCGGCACCTACTGCCTCGGCGGCACCCTCACCTCGCGGCTGGACCGGGTGCTGCGCGAGGAGAAGGGCTACACCTACGGCGTCCGGGCCTTCGCCCAGCCGCTGCGCTCGGCGCCGGACGGCAGCGGCCGGGCCATGCTCGCCATCTCCGGCTCGGTCGACACCGAGTCCACCGGACCGGCGCTGGCCGACACCTGGACGATCCTGCGCGCCCTCGCCGCCGAGGGGCTCACCGATGAGGAGCGCGACGTCGCCGTGCAGAACCTCGTCGGTGTGGCCCCGCTGCGGTACGAGACCGCCGCCGCGGTCTGCTCCACCCTGGGCGACCAGGTCGAGCAGGGCCTGCCGGACGACTACCAGGCGCAGACCTACCGCCGCCTGGCGGAGACCACCACCGCGCAGGCCACGGCCGCCGTCGCCGCGGCCTTCCCGCCGGACCGCCTGGTCACCGTCCTGGTCGGCGACGCGGCCGCCATCTCCGGCCCGGTCAAGGAGCTGGGCATCGGCGAGGTCACCGTCATCAGCGCCTGA
- a CDS encoding IucA/IucC family protein encodes MRPQESAVATELQALRPELAEGFAAALPGARAAVLARLWRALLFERQLAEAVPERLRGLLQGPPAHAYDVGAPRSGGGVRLAGREIAHPAELLAALELPGSSGLVAELDHSVASLALSRAGSSGAALGPAAGRESGPGLVGHEQSVVDGHPYHPCCRSRPGFTVADQLAYAPEHRQRVPLGLVAVDSADCLAVGDWPQALRDGDRLLLPTHPWQLREVLPGLGFAGTGESLPAQPLMAVRTLAPVDGGPHLKTSLSLRMTSAVRDISGESVVNSAPLSALLEEVCARLGGGLLVTRNLAAASALLPGGAPSRDLAVLVRESPEVYAGPGEQVVPLAALAEHPATVAGPAGADPAAGADPADWLRAFAALAWTPLLRLLSWGWRWRPTDRTCWSCWTGGGARCGWSTGISRTSG; translated from the coding sequence ATGCGTCCCCAGGAATCCGCTGTCGCCACCGAGTTGCAGGCGCTGCGGCCGGAGCTGGCCGAGGGGTTCGCCGCAGCGCTGCCGGGTGCCAGGGCGGCGGTGCTGGCCAGGCTCTGGCGCGCGCTGCTGTTCGAGCGGCAGCTGGCCGAGGCCGTCCCCGAGCGGCTGCGCGGTCTGTTGCAGGGGCCCCCGGCGCACGCGTACGACGTGGGCGCTCCGCGCTCCGGCGGGGGCGTGCGGCTGGCCGGGCGGGAGATCGCCCACCCCGCCGAGCTGCTGGCGGCGCTGGAGCTGCCCGGCAGCTCCGGCCTGGTCGCCGAGCTGGACCACAGCGTGGCCTCGCTGGCGCTCTCCCGCGCCGGGAGCAGCGGCGCGGCGCTCGGCCCGGCGGCGGGCCGGGAGTCCGGCCCGGGCCTGGTCGGCCACGAGCAGAGCGTGGTGGACGGGCACCCCTACCACCCCTGCTGCCGCAGCCGCCCCGGCTTCACCGTCGCCGACCAGCTGGCCTACGCGCCCGAGCACCGGCAGCGGGTGCCGCTGGGCCTGGTCGCGGTGGACTCCGCGGACTGCCTCGCCGTCGGCGACTGGCCGCAGGCGCTGCGGGACGGCGACCGGCTGCTGCTGCCGACGCACCCGTGGCAGCTGCGCGAGGTCCTGCCGGGCCTCGGCTTCGCCGGGACCGGGGAGAGCCTGCCGGCGCAGCCGCTGATGGCGGTGCGCACGCTGGCCCCGGTGGACGGCGGCCCGCACCTGAAGACCTCGCTGTCGCTGCGGATGACCTCGGCCGTGCGGGACATCTCCGGCGAGTCGGTGGTCAACAGCGCGCCGCTGTCCGCGCTGCTGGAGGAGGTGTGCGCCCGGCTCGGCGGCGGGCTGCTGGTCACCCGCAACCTGGCGGCGGCGAGCGCGCTGCTGCCGGGCGGCGCGCCGAGCCGGGATCTGGCGGTGCTGGTCCGGGAGTCCCCCGAGGTGTACGCCGGGCCGGGCGAGCAGGTGGTGCCGCTGGCCGCCCTCGCCGAGCACCCGGCGACCGTGGCCGGTCCGGCGGGGGCCGATCCGGCGGCGGGGGCCGATCCGGCCGACTGGCTGCGCGCCTTCGCCGCGCTGGCCTGGACGCCGCTGCTGCGGCTGCTGTCCTGGGGGTGGCGCTGGAGGCCCACGGACAGAACCTGCTGGTCGTGCTGGACCGGCGGCGGCGCCCGCTGCGGCTGGTCTACCGGGATCTCGCGGACGTCCGGGTGA
- a CDS encoding IucA/IucC family siderophore biosynthesis protein — MTDPVDETSSRADALTMTAVLNCLIRELARPEGAAYLLPAAGERFRVREGRRPAHPELSTADGWRPLDLDGLVQLACRELRARTGVDNRLLPEEIRDSRDVAAAVLRARGGQSAPGADPYLRSEQALLAGHRHHPAPKTRGGGPPQSWLPYAPEAGAAFPLQLLGVPEELLAGAGDTAALDGLWGDRAPAGYRVLPAHPWQLELLGDRPALRDGRVLRLGATRERAWATSSLRTVYLPDHDLALKFSLDVRVTNDIRRLWLRDLRWLEPIDELVAKAFADGPPTASMLADRGYRTLTGPGGEDDHEAFAVLLRDGFGPGPRPLLSAGLSEGFPGSPLDGAAPGRALEWWRRYVEQVVPPVLHAYARHGVVLECHLQNVLVGMDREGYPDRAVFRDHEGVKLVAERHAALLASLGPDAPTPGVPADYGWQRLVYCLVTNHLLEIAGAVAEQCPSVAGELWPSAREVFARWGDQPEVAELLAAPTVPAKTNLLLRWLDADGGDSAYTPLPNPLAAPR; from the coding sequence GTGACTGATCCTGTGGACGAGACGAGCAGCCGGGCGGACGCCCTCACCATGACGGCGGTGCTGAACTGCCTGATCCGTGAGCTGGCGCGGCCCGAGGGGGCAGCGTATCTGCTCCCGGCGGCCGGGGAGCGGTTCCGGGTCCGCGAAGGCCGCCGGCCCGCGCACCCGGAGCTGTCCACCGCCGACGGCTGGCGCCCGCTGGACCTGGACGGCCTGGTGCAGCTGGCCTGCCGCGAGCTGCGGGCCCGCACCGGGGTGGACAACCGGCTGCTGCCGGAGGAGATCCGCGACAGCCGGGACGTCGCCGCCGCCGTCCTGCGGGCCCGGGGCGGGCAGAGCGCCCCCGGCGCCGACCCGTACCTGCGGTCCGAGCAGGCGCTGCTCGCCGGGCACCGCCACCACCCCGCGCCGAAGACCCGCGGTGGCGGCCCGCCGCAGAGCTGGCTGCCGTACGCGCCGGAGGCGGGCGCCGCCTTCCCGCTGCAACTGCTCGGCGTGCCGGAGGAACTGCTGGCCGGGGCGGGCGACACCGCCGCGCTGGACGGCCTCTGGGGCGACCGCGCCCCGGCCGGGTACCGGGTGCTGCCCGCCCACCCCTGGCAGCTGGAGCTGCTCGGGGACCGGCCCGCCCTGCGCGACGGCCGGGTACTGCGGCTGGGAGCGACCCGCGAGCGCGCCTGGGCCACCTCCTCGCTGCGCACGGTGTACCTGCCCGACCACGACCTGGCGCTGAAGTTCAGCCTGGACGTGCGGGTCACCAACGACATCCGCCGGCTGTGGCTGCGCGACCTGCGCTGGCTGGAGCCGATCGACGAGCTGGTCGCCAAGGCGTTCGCGGACGGACCGCCGACCGCCTCCATGCTGGCCGACCGGGGCTACCGCACGCTCACCGGCCCCGGCGGCGAGGACGACCACGAGGCGTTCGCGGTGCTGCTGCGGGACGGCTTCGGCCCGGGCCCGCGCCCGCTGCTCTCCGCCGGGCTCAGCGAGGGCTTCCCCGGCAGCCCGCTCGACGGAGCGGCGCCCGGCCGGGCGCTGGAGTGGTGGCGGCGCTACGTCGAGCAGGTCGTGCCCCCGGTGCTGCACGCCTACGCCCGGCACGGGGTGGTGCTGGAGTGCCACCTGCAGAACGTCCTGGTCGGCATGGACCGGGAGGGCTACCCGGACCGCGCCGTCTTCCGCGACCACGAGGGCGTCAAGCTGGTGGCGGAGCGGCATGCCGCGCTGCTGGCGAGCCTCGGCCCGGACGCCCCCACCCCCGGCGTCCCGGCCGACTACGGCTGGCAGCGGCTGGTGTACTGCCTGGTGACCAACCATCTGCTGGAGATCGCCGGGGCGGTGGCCGAGCAGTGCCCGTCCGTGGCGGGGGAGCTGTGGCCGTCGGCCCGCGAGGTCTTCGCCCGCTGGGGCGACCAGCCGGAGGTCGCCGAGCTGCTGGCCGCCCCGACCGTCCCGGCCAAGACCAACCTGCTGCTGCGCTGGCTGGACGCGGACGGCGGGGACTCCGCGTACACCCCGCTGCCCAACCCGCTGGCGGCCCCGCGCTGA
- a CDS encoding pitrilysin family protein translates to MADQAPSSTNGFVVSEHTLGNGLRVVLSEDHLTPVAAVCLWYDVGSRHEVKGRTGLAHLFEHLMFQGSASVPGNGHFELIQAAGGSLNGTTSFERTNYFETMPAHQVELALWLEADRMGSLLSSLDLTGLDNQRAVVKNERRQRYDNVPYGTSFERLVAMAFPDGHPYHHTPIGSMADLDAATLADAQEFFTTYYAPNNAVLAVVGDIDPEQTLAWIEKYFGSIPGHDGKRPPRDGSTIVRDGSAPLREHLVEEVPSRAMMAVYPLPLDGTREADAADLALTILGTGESSRLYNRLVRRDRSAVTAGFGLLRLAGAPSLGWLDAKTSGDASLASVEAAVDEELARFAAEGPTPEELERAQAQIEREWLDRLDTVNGRADELCRYAVLFGDPKLLNSALDKVLDVTAEEVQAVAARFLTPDNRVVLTYEPSVPDDGDDAEDADAAAAVSDDADEDVHA, encoded by the coding sequence ATGGCCGACCAGGCCCCCAGTTCCACCAACGGATTCGTCGTCAGCGAGCACACCCTGGGCAACGGGTTGCGCGTGGTGCTCTCCGAGGACCATCTCACCCCGGTCGCGGCGGTGTGCCTCTGGTACGACGTCGGTTCCCGGCACGAGGTCAAGGGCCGTACCGGCCTGGCCCACCTCTTCGAGCACCTGATGTTCCAGGGCTCGGCGTCCGTGCCCGGGAACGGCCACTTCGAGCTGATCCAGGCCGCCGGCGGCTCGCTCAACGGCACCACCAGCTTCGAACGCACCAACTACTTCGAGACCATGCCGGCCCACCAGGTGGAGCTCGCGCTGTGGCTGGAGGCCGACCGGATGGGCTCGCTGCTCAGCTCGCTCGACCTCACCGGCCTCGACAACCAGCGCGCCGTCGTCAAGAACGAGCGCCGCCAGCGCTACGACAACGTGCCGTACGGGACGTCCTTCGAGCGGCTGGTCGCCATGGCCTTCCCGGACGGTCACCCCTACCACCACACGCCCATCGGCTCGATGGCGGACCTCGACGCGGCCACCCTCGCCGACGCGCAGGAGTTCTTCACCACCTACTACGCGCCCAACAACGCGGTGCTGGCCGTCGTCGGCGACATCGACCCCGAGCAGACCCTCGCCTGGATCGAGAAGTACTTCGGCTCCATCCCCGGGCACGACGGCAAGCGCCCGCCGCGCGACGGCTCCACCATCGTCCGGGACGGCTCGGCGCCGCTGCGCGAGCACCTGGTCGAGGAGGTCCCCTCGCGGGCGATGATGGCCGTGTACCCGCTGCCGCTGGACGGCACCCGCGAGGCCGACGCCGCCGACCTGGCGCTCACCATCCTCGGCACGGGCGAGTCCAGCCGTCTCTACAACCGCCTGGTGCGGCGCGACCGCAGCGCCGTCACCGCCGGATTCGGGCTGCTGCGGCTGGCCGGTGCGCCCTCGCTGGGCTGGCTCGACGCCAAGACCTCCGGCGACGCCTCGCTGGCCTCGGTCGAGGCCGCCGTCGACGAGGAGCTGGCCCGCTTCGCCGCCGAGGGCCCCACCCCGGAGGAGCTGGAGCGCGCCCAGGCGCAGATCGAGCGTGAGTGGCTGGACCGCCTCGACACGGTCAACGGCCGCGCCGACGAGCTGTGCCGCTACGCCGTGCTGTTCGGCGACCCCAAGCTGCTGAACTCGGCCCTGGACAAGGTCCTGGACGTCACCGCCGAGGAGGTGCAGGCCGTCGCCGCACGGTTCCTGACACCGGACAACCGCGTCGTGCTCACCTACGAGCCGTCCGTCCCCGACGACGGCGACGACGCCGAAGACGCCGATGCCGCCGCAGCCGTTTCCGACGACGCCGATGAGGATGTCCACGCATGA